In Elaeis guineensis isolate ETL-2024a chromosome 1, EG11, whole genome shotgun sequence, a genomic segment contains:
- the LOC105034279 gene encoding glycerophosphodiester phosphodiesterase GDPD1, chloroplastic, with protein MALKAVHVSDVPNLDQVPEGPTLALSSSRLPKGTEEVKSAFKPAKFVVIGHRGKGMNALASPDRRMKEIKENSILSFNLAGRFPVDFVEFDVQVTKDDCPIIFHDNFILTEEDGNIYEKRVTDLTLDEFLSYGPQRESGNVGKPLLRKTKDGRVFSWNVEVDDPLCTLEEVFQRVDSHLGFNIELKFDDNLVYQEEQLAHILQLILQVVYKYAKERPIIFSSFQPDAAQLIRKLQGTYPVFFLTNGGSEIYTDVRRNSLDEAIKLCLAGGLQGIVSEVKAIFRNPSLIPRIKESNLALLTYGQLNNVPEAVYMQHLMGINGVIVDLVQEITEAVSDFINPEKIGDESMSNSVRKGKGKGKAKEATKPEFSQRELSFLMRLIPELVQQ; from the exons ATGGCACTCAAGGCCGTTCACGTCTCCGACGTCCCCAATCTCGACCAGGTCCCCGAGGGCCCCACCCTCGCCCTCTCGTCATCCCGTCTACCCAAAG GGACGGAGGAGGTGAAGTCGGCGTTCAAGCCGGCGAAGTTCGTCGTCATCGGGCACCGGGGGAAGGGGATGAACGCTTTGGCTTCTCCGGACCGCCGGATGAAGGAGATTAAAGAGAACTCCATCCTGTCCTTCAACCTCGCCGGCCGTTTCCCCGTCGACTTCGTCGAGTTCGATGTCCAG GTGACGAAAGATGATTGCCCGATTATCTTCCACGACAACTTTATACTCACCGAAGAGGAT GGAAATATCTATGAGAAGCGTGTGACTGATCTTACCTTGGATGAATTCCTCTCTTATGGGCCTCAGAGAGAGTCTGGTAATGTGGGAAAACCATTACTCAGAAAGACCAAGGATGGGAGGGTGTTCAGTTGGAATGTGGAAGTGGATGACCCTCTCTGCACGTTGGAAGAAGTATTTCAGAGGGTTGATTCCCATCTTGGATTCAACATTGAGTTGAAATTTGATGACAATCTTGTCTACCAAGAAGAACAGCTCGCTCacattctccaactaattttacAG GTGGTCTACAAGTATGCAAAGGAGAGACCAATAATCTTCTCTAGCTTCCAACCTGATGCAGCACAATTAATTAGGAAATTGCAGGGCACTTACCCT GTGTTTTTCCTTACAAATGGTGGATCAGAGATCTACACTGATGTGAGGAGGAATTCTTTGGATGAGGCCATTAAGTTGTGCTTGGCAGGTGGCCTGCAAGGGATAGTGTCTGAAGTTAAAGCCATCTTTAGAAATCCATCCTTGATTCCTAGAATAAAAGAATCCAATCTGGCCCTCTTGACTTATGGTCAACTAAA TAATGTTCCAGAGGCAGTATATATGCAGCATCTGATGGGAATTAATGGTGTTATTGTTGACTTGGTTCAAGAGATCACTGAAGCTGTTTCAGATTTCATTAACCCGGAGAAGATAGGAGATGAAAGCATGTCTAATTCAGTGAGGAAGGGGAAGGGGAAGGGGAAGGCGAAGGAGGCAACAAAGCCAGAGTTCTCGCAGCGCGAGCTTTCCTTTTTGATGAGGCTCATACCTGAATTGGTGCAACAATAG